One stretch of Meleagris gallopavo isolate NT-WF06-2002-E0010 breed Aviagen turkey brand Nicholas breeding stock chromosome 14, Turkey_5.1, whole genome shotgun sequence DNA includes these proteins:
- the CPNE9 gene encoding copine-9 isoform X2, translated as MDTFSKSDPVVILFVQGTGSSEWKEFGRTEVIDNTLNPDFVRKFVLDYYFEEKQNLRFDVYNVDSKSCSIYKQDFLGQAFVALGEVIGSQRGRLERALTGVPGKRCGTILLLAEELSNCRDIVTMQLCANKLDKKDFFGKSDPFLVFYRSNEDGTFTICHKTEVVKNTLNPVWQPFTIPVRALCNGDYDRTVKIDVYDWDRDGSHDFIGEFATSYRELSRAQSQFTVYEVLNPRKKCKKKKYVNSGTVTLLSFSVESEFTFVDYIRGGTQLNFTVAIDFTASNGLPSQPTSLHYASPYQLSAYALALKAVGEIIQDYDSDKLFPAYGFGAKVPPDGKISHQFPLNNNVDNPSCAGIEGVLESYLQSLRTVQLYGPTNFAPVINQVAGTAAQVTDGSQYHVLLIITDGVISDMMQTKEAIVTASALPMSIIIVGVGPAEFDGERDGPGTGRGPGDARTQGLSGAP; from the exons ATGGACACCTTCTCCAAGTCCGACCCAG TGGTCATCCTCTTCGTGCAGGGCACGGGGAGCAGCGAGTGGAAAGAA TTTGGGCGCACCGAGGTGATCGACAACACCCTGAACCCCGACTTTGTCCGCAAGTTTGTCCTCGATTACTACTTTGAGGAGAAGCAAAACCTTCGCTTTGACGT CTACAATGTGGACTCCAAGAGCTGCTCCATCTACAAGCAG GACTTCCTGGGGCAGGCGTTCGTGGCACTGGGAGAGGTGATCGGGTCCCAGCGGGGCCGTCTGGAAAGAGCCCTCAC GGGGGTCCCAGGGAAGCGGTGTGGGAccatcctgctgctggctgaggaGCTGAGCAACTGCAGG GACATCGTCACCATGCAGCTGTGTGCCAACAAGCTGGACAAGAAGGACTTCTTCGGGAAATCTGACCCCTTCCTCGTCTTCTACCGCAGCAATGAGGACGGCAC CTTCACCATCTGCCACAAGACGGAGGTGGTGAAGAACACACTTAACCCAGTGTGGCAGCCCTTCACCATACCTGTGCGTGCCCTCTGCAATGGTGACTACGACCG CACAGTGAAGATTGATGTGTACGACTGGGACCGGGATGGGAG ccacgACTTCATCGGGGAGTTTGCCACCAGCTACCGGGAGCTGTCCCGTGCACAGAGCCAGTTCACAGTGTATGAG GTACTGAACCCTAGGAAGAAGTGCAAGAAGAAGAAATACGTCAACTCCGGCACT GTGACTCTGCTGTCCTTCTCCGTCGAGTCTGAGTTCACCTTCGTTGACTACATACGGGGCGG GACACAGCTGAATTTCACCGTCGCCATTGACTTCACGGCCTCCAACG ggctgccatcACAGCCCACGTCGCTGCACTACGCCAGCCCCTACCAGCTGAGCGCCTACGCCCTGGCACTCAAGGCCGTTGGGGAGATCATCCAGGACTACGACAGCGACAAGCTCTTCCCTGCCTACGGCTTTGGTGCCAAAGTGCCACCCGATGGCAAGATCTCCCACCAGTTCCCCCTG AACAACAACGTGGACAACCCCAGCTGTGCTGGCATCGAGGGCGTGCTCGAGTCCTACCTGCAGAGCCTGCGCACCGTGCAGCTCTACGGGCCCACCAACTTCGCCCCCGTCATCAACCAGGTGGCCGG cacagctgcccaggttACTGACGGCTCTCAGTACCACGTCCTGCTCATCATCACCGATGGTGTCATCTCCGACATGATGCAGACCAAGGAGGCCATCGTCACC GCCTCCGCGCTGCCCATGTCCATCATCATCGTGGGAGTGGGGCCGGCCGAGTTCGACGGTGAGCGGGATGGGCCGGGGACAGGGAGGGGTCCGGGGGACGCCCGCACGCAGGGTCTGAGCGGTGCCCCCTAG
- the CPNE9 gene encoding copine-9 isoform X3 has protein sequence MPHWVWQKDFLGQAFVALGEVIGSQRGRLERALTGVPGKRCGTILLLAEELSNCRDIVTMQLCANKLDKKDFFGKSDPFLVFYRSNEDGTFTICHKTEVVKNTLNPVWQPFTIPVRALCNGDYDRTVKIDVYDWDRDGSHDFIGEFATSYRELSRAQSQFTVYEVGQGPQWGSFGVVGSPAAGSAWCPQVLNPRKKCKKKKYVNSGTVTLLSFSVESEFTFVDYIRGGTQLNFTVAIDFTASNGLPSQPTSLHYASPYQLSAYALALKAVGEIIQDYDSDKLFPAYGFGAKVPPDGKISHQFPLNNNVDNPSCAGIEGVLESYLQSLRTVQLYGPTNFAPVINQVAGTAAQVTDGSQYHVLLIITDGVISDMMQTKEAIVTASALPMSIIIVGVGPAEFDGERDGPGTGRGPGDARTQGLSGAP, from the exons ATGCCACATTGGGTCTGGCAGAAG GACTTCCTGGGGCAGGCGTTCGTGGCACTGGGAGAGGTGATCGGGTCCCAGCGGGGCCGTCTGGAAAGAGCCCTCAC GGGGGTCCCAGGGAAGCGGTGTGGGAccatcctgctgctggctgaggaGCTGAGCAACTGCAGG GACATCGTCACCATGCAGCTGTGTGCCAACAAGCTGGACAAGAAGGACTTCTTCGGGAAATCTGACCCCTTCCTCGTCTTCTACCGCAGCAATGAGGACGGCAC CTTCACCATCTGCCACAAGACGGAGGTGGTGAAGAACACACTTAACCCAGTGTGGCAGCCCTTCACCATACCTGTGCGTGCCCTCTGCAATGGTGACTACGACCG CACAGTGAAGATTGATGTGTACGACTGGGACCGGGATGGGAG ccacgACTTCATCGGGGAGTTTGCCACCAGCTACCGGGAGCTGTCCCGTGCACAGAGCCAGTTCACAGTGTATGAGGTAGGGCAGGGGCCACAGTGGGGTAGCTTTGGGGTCGTGGGAAGCCCTGCAGCAGGATCTGCCTGGTGCCCACAGGTACTGAACCCTAGGAAGAAGTGCAAGAAGAAGAAATACGTCAACTCCGGCACT GTGACTCTGCTGTCCTTCTCCGTCGAGTCTGAGTTCACCTTCGTTGACTACATACGGGGCGG GACACAGCTGAATTTCACCGTCGCCATTGACTTCACGGCCTCCAACG ggctgccatcACAGCCCACGTCGCTGCACTACGCCAGCCCCTACCAGCTGAGCGCCTACGCCCTGGCACTCAAGGCCGTTGGGGAGATCATCCAGGACTACGACAGCGACAAGCTCTTCCCTGCCTACGGCTTTGGTGCCAAAGTGCCACCCGATGGCAAGATCTCCCACCAGTTCCCCCTG AACAACAACGTGGACAACCCCAGCTGTGCTGGCATCGAGGGCGTGCTCGAGTCCTACCTGCAGAGCCTGCGCACCGTGCAGCTCTACGGGCCCACCAACTTCGCCCCCGTCATCAACCAGGTGGCCGG cacagctgcccaggttACTGACGGCTCTCAGTACCACGTCCTGCTCATCATCACCGATGGTGTCATCTCCGACATGATGCAGACCAAGGAGGCCATCGTCACC GCCTCCGCGCTGCCCATGTCCATCATCATCGTGGGAGTGGGGCCGGCCGAGTTCGACGGTGAGCGGGATGGGCCGGGGACAGGGAGGGGTCCGGGGGACGCCCGCACGCAGGGTCTGAGCGGTGCCCCCTAG
- the CPNE9 gene encoding copine-9 isoform X1 → MDTFSKSDPVVILFVQGTGSSEWKEFGRTEVIDNTLNPDFVRKFVLDYYFEEKQNLRFDVYNVDSKSCSIYKQDFLGQAFVALGEVIGSQRGRLERALTGVPGKRCGTILLLAEELSNCRDIVTMQLCANKLDKKDFFGKSDPFLVFYRSNEDGTFTICHKTEVVKNTLNPVWQPFTIPVRALCNGDYDRTVKIDVYDWDRDGSHDFIGEFATSYRELSRAQSQFTVYEVGQGPQWGSFGVVGSPAAGSAWCPQVLNPRKKCKKKKYVNSGTVTLLSFSVESEFTFVDYIRGGTQLNFTVAIDFTASNGLPSQPTSLHYASPYQLSAYALALKAVGEIIQDYDSDKLFPAYGFGAKVPPDGKISHQFPLNNNVDNPSCAGIEGVLESYLQSLRTVQLYGPTNFAPVINQVAGTAAQVTDGSQYHVLLIITDGVISDMMQTKEAIVTASALPMSIIIVGVGPAEFDGERDGPGTGRGPGDARTQGLSGAP, encoded by the exons ATGGACACCTTCTCCAAGTCCGACCCAG TGGTCATCCTCTTCGTGCAGGGCACGGGGAGCAGCGAGTGGAAAGAA TTTGGGCGCACCGAGGTGATCGACAACACCCTGAACCCCGACTTTGTCCGCAAGTTTGTCCTCGATTACTACTTTGAGGAGAAGCAAAACCTTCGCTTTGACGT CTACAATGTGGACTCCAAGAGCTGCTCCATCTACAAGCAG GACTTCCTGGGGCAGGCGTTCGTGGCACTGGGAGAGGTGATCGGGTCCCAGCGGGGCCGTCTGGAAAGAGCCCTCAC GGGGGTCCCAGGGAAGCGGTGTGGGAccatcctgctgctggctgaggaGCTGAGCAACTGCAGG GACATCGTCACCATGCAGCTGTGTGCCAACAAGCTGGACAAGAAGGACTTCTTCGGGAAATCTGACCCCTTCCTCGTCTTCTACCGCAGCAATGAGGACGGCAC CTTCACCATCTGCCACAAGACGGAGGTGGTGAAGAACACACTTAACCCAGTGTGGCAGCCCTTCACCATACCTGTGCGTGCCCTCTGCAATGGTGACTACGACCG CACAGTGAAGATTGATGTGTACGACTGGGACCGGGATGGGAG ccacgACTTCATCGGGGAGTTTGCCACCAGCTACCGGGAGCTGTCCCGTGCACAGAGCCAGTTCACAGTGTATGAGGTAGGGCAGGGGCCACAGTGGGGTAGCTTTGGGGTCGTGGGAAGCCCTGCAGCAGGATCTGCCTGGTGCCCACAGGTACTGAACCCTAGGAAGAAGTGCAAGAAGAAGAAATACGTCAACTCCGGCACT GTGACTCTGCTGTCCTTCTCCGTCGAGTCTGAGTTCACCTTCGTTGACTACATACGGGGCGG GACACAGCTGAATTTCACCGTCGCCATTGACTTCACGGCCTCCAACG ggctgccatcACAGCCCACGTCGCTGCACTACGCCAGCCCCTACCAGCTGAGCGCCTACGCCCTGGCACTCAAGGCCGTTGGGGAGATCATCCAGGACTACGACAGCGACAAGCTCTTCCCTGCCTACGGCTTTGGTGCCAAAGTGCCACCCGATGGCAAGATCTCCCACCAGTTCCCCCTG AACAACAACGTGGACAACCCCAGCTGTGCTGGCATCGAGGGCGTGCTCGAGTCCTACCTGCAGAGCCTGCGCACCGTGCAGCTCTACGGGCCCACCAACTTCGCCCCCGTCATCAACCAGGTGGCCGG cacagctgcccaggttACTGACGGCTCTCAGTACCACGTCCTGCTCATCATCACCGATGGTGTCATCTCCGACATGATGCAGACCAAGGAGGCCATCGTCACC GCCTCCGCGCTGCCCATGTCCATCATCATCGTGGGAGTGGGGCCGGCCGAGTTCGACGGTGAGCGGGATGGGCCGGGGACAGGGAGGGGTCCGGGGGACGCCCGCACGCAGGGTCTGAGCGGTGCCCCCTAG